One Theropithecus gelada isolate Dixy chromosome 20, Tgel_1.0, whole genome shotgun sequence DNA segment encodes these proteins:
- the MSRB1 gene encoding methionine-R-sulfoxide reductase B1 isoform X4: protein MSFCSFFGGEVFQNHFEPGVYVCAKCGYELFSSRSKYAHSSPWPAFTETIHADSVAKRPEHNRPEALKVSCGKCGNGLGHEFLNDGPKPGQSRFUIFSSSLKFVPKETSASQGH, encoded by the exons ATGTCGTTCTGCAGCTTCTTCGGGGGCGAGGTTTTCCAGAATCACTTTGAGCCCG GCGTTTATGTGTGTGCCAAGTGTGGCTATGAGCTGTTCTCCAGCCGCTCGAAGTACGCACACTCGTCCCCATGGCCGGCATTCACTGAGACCATTCACGCCGACAGCGTGGCCAAGCGTCCGGAGCACAATCGACCTGAAGCCTTGAAG GTGTCCTGTGGCAAGTGTGGCAACGGGTTGGGCCACGAGTTCCTGAACGATGGCCCCAAGCCGGGGCAGTCCCGATTCTGAATATTCAGCAGCTCGCTGAAGTTTGTCCCTAAAG aaacttctgcctcccaggggcACTAG
- the RPL3L gene encoding 60S ribosomal protein L3-like produces MSHRKFSAPRHGHLGFLPHKRSRRHRGKVKTWPRDDPSQPVHLTAFLGYKAGMTHTLREVHRPGLKISKREEVEAVTIVETPPLVVVGVVGYVATPRGLRSFKTIFAEHLSDECRRRFYKDWHKSKKKAFTKACKRWRDTDGKKQLQKDFAAMKKYCKVIRVIVHTQMKLLPFRQKKAHIMEIQLNGGTVAEKVAWAQARLEKQVPVHSVFSQSEVIDVIAVTKGRGVKGVTSRWHTKKLPRKTHKGLRKVACIGAWHPARVGCSIARAGQKGYHHRTELNKKIYRIGRGLHMEDGKLVKNNASTSYDVTAKSITPLGGFPHYGEVNNDFVMLKGCIAGTKKRVITLRKSLLVHHSRQAVENIELKFIDTTSKFGHGRFQTAEEKRAFMGPQKKHLEKEKPETSGDL; encoded by the exons ATG TCCCACCGGAAGTTTTCCGCCCCTCGGCATGGACACCTGGGCTTCCTGCCCCACAAGAGGAGCCGCCGGCACCGGGGCAAGGTGAAGACGTGGCCGCGGGATGACCCCAGCCAGCCTGTGCACCTCACGGCCTTCCTGGGCTACAAGGCGGGCATGACCCACACCCTGCGTGAGGTGCACCGGCCGGGGCTCA AAATTTCCAAACGGGAGGAGGTGGAGGCGGTGACAATTGTAGAAACGCCGCCCCTGGTGGTGGTGGGCGTGGTGGGCTATGTGGCCACCCCTCGAGGTCTCCGGAGCTTCAAGACCATCTTTGCAGAACACCTCAGTGACGAGTGCCGGCGCCGATTCTACAAGGACTG GCACAAGAGCAAGAAGAAAGCCTTCACCAAGGCCTGCAAGAGGTGGCGGGACACAGACGGCAAAAAGCAGCTACAGAAAGACTTCGCCGCCATGAAGAAGTACTGCAAGGTCATTCGGGTCATTGTCCACACGCAG ATGAAACTGCTGCCCTTCCGGCAGAAGAAGGCCCACATCATGGAGATCCAGTTGAACGGTGGCACGGTGGCCGAGAAGGTGGCCTGGGCCCAGGCCCGGCTGGAGAAGCAGGTGCCCGTGCACAGCGTGTTCAGCCAGAGTGAGGTCATTGATGTCATTGCTGTCACTAAGGGTCGAGGTGTCAAAG GGGTCACAAGCCGCTGGCATACCAAGAAGCTGCCGAGGAAGACCCATAAGGGCCTGCGCAAGGTGGCCTGCATTGGCGCCTGGCACCCCGCCCGCGTGGGCTGCTCCATTGCTCGAGCCGGGCAGAAGGGCTATCACCACCGCACGGAGCTCAACAAGAAG ATCTACCGCATCGGCAGGGGGCTACACATGGAGGATGGGAAGCTGGTGAAGAACAATGCATCCACCAGCTACGACGTGACTGCCAAGTCCATCACACCACTG GGTGGTTTCCCACACTACGGGGAAGTGAACAATGACTTCGTCATGCTGAAGGGGTGTATTGCTGGTACCAAGAAGCGGGTCATTACGCTGAGAAAG TCCCTCCTGGTGCACCACAGCCGCCAGGCCGTGGAGAATATTGAGCTCAAGTTCATCGACACCACCTCCAAGTTCGGCCATGGCCGCTTCCAGACAGCCGAAGAGAAGAGGGCCTTCATG GGCCCCCAAAAGAAGCATCTGGAGAAGGAAAAACCAGAGACCTCGGGAGACTTGTAG
- the MSRB1 gene encoding methionine-R-sulfoxide reductase B1 isoform X2, whose amino-acid sequence MSFCSFFGGEVFQNHFEPGVYVCAKCGYELFSSRSKYAHSSPWPAFTETIHADSVAKRPEHNRPEALKVSCGKCGNGLGHEFLNDGPKPGQSRFUIFSSSLKFVPKGKETSASQGH is encoded by the exons ATGTCGTTCTGCAGCTTCTTCGGGGGCGAGGTTTTCCAGAATCACTTTGAGCCCG GCGTTTATGTGTGTGCCAAGTGTGGCTATGAGCTGTTCTCCAGCCGCTCGAAGTACGCACACTCGTCCCCATGGCCGGCATTCACTGAGACCATTCACGCCGACAGCGTGGCCAAGCGTCCGGAGCACAATCGACCTGAAGCCTTGAAG GTGTCCTGTGGCAAGTGTGGCAACGGGTTGGGCCACGAGTTCCTGAACGATGGCCCCAAGCCGGGGCAGTCCCGATTCTGAATATTCAGCAGCTCGCTGAAGTTTGTCCCTAAAG GCAaagaaacttctgcctcccaggggcACTAG
- the MSRB1 gene encoding methionine-R-sulfoxide reductase B1 isoform X1, which yields MSFCSFFGGEVFQNHFEPGVYVCAKCGYELFSSRSKYAHSSPWPAFTETIHADSVAKRPEHNRPEALKVRAHGGGGGMGAARESREPVPPSSLCLPRSSRGLELSAPGLWPPPGSCHPRLSGETGLLVQMWETGQVSCTGCRTKVNLLCRWSAWEMGMWEGPQ from the exons ATGTCGTTCTGCAGCTTCTTCGGGGGCGAGGTTTTCCAGAATCACTTTGAGCCCG GCGTTTATGTGTGTGCCAAGTGTGGCTATGAGCTGTTCTCCAGCCGCTCGAAGTACGCACACTCGTCCCCATGGCCGGCATTCACTGAGACCATTCACGCCGACAGCGTGGCCAAGCGTCCGGAGCACAATCGACCTGAAGCCTTGAAGGTGAGGGCCcacgggggtgggggagggatggggGCGGCCAGGGAGAGCAGAGAGCCAGTCCCAccttcctccctctgcttgccccGCAGCTCCAGGGGCTTAGAGCTGTCTGCTCCAGGCCTGTGGCCTCCGCCAGGGAGCTGCCACCCCAGGCTATCGGGAGAGACTGGCCTTCTGGTGCAAATGTGGGAAACAGGACAGGTTTCCTGTACGGGCTGCAGGACAAAGGTCAACCTCTTATGTCGGTGGTCAGCTTGGGAAATGGGCATGTGGGAAGGCCCCCAGTAA
- the MSRB1 gene encoding methionine-R-sulfoxide reductase B1 isoform X3: MSFCSFFGGEVFQNHFEPGVYVCAKCGYELFSSRSKYAHSSPWPAFTETIHADSVAKRPEHNRPEALKAKKLLPPRGTRRAAHTHPRWPPHRSHMLAVPPWSWNPGHRDRKAGHSG; encoded by the exons ATGTCGTTCTGCAGCTTCTTCGGGGGCGAGGTTTTCCAGAATCACTTTGAGCCCG GCGTTTATGTGTGTGCCAAGTGTGGCTATGAGCTGTTCTCCAGCCGCTCGAAGTACGCACACTCGTCCCCATGGCCGGCATTCACTGAGACCATTCACGCCGACAGCGTGGCCAAGCGTCCGGAGCACAATCGACCTGAAGCCTTGAAG GCAaagaaacttctgcctcccaggggcACTAGGCGGGCAGCCCACACCCACCCCAGATGGCCACCTCACCGAAGCCACATGCTGGCCGTTCCACCTTGGAGTTGGAACCCTGGGCATCGAGACAggaaggcagggcacagtggctga